The Tepidisphaeraceae bacterium genome includes a region encoding these proteins:
- a CDS encoding TrkA family potassium uptake protein translates to MKRFVIIGLGNFGGSVAESLHARGHEVVVVDTNPNAVDRIAVHVTRAAVGDGRSLQVLERIGAKGADAGVVSTGDDIAASILSTMALKDLGVSDVYVKVISQDHARVMERIGVTETIFPERESALGLGTRMSGKALFSYTSLLPGFGVQEMAVPESWQGKTLRDLTLRQNFRVSIIAVHDVMTDQILPVPDPDAALQDSDTLLVAGTEEDLSKLAQET, encoded by the coding sequence ATGAAGCGTTTCGTCATCATCGGCTTGGGAAATTTTGGCGGCAGCGTGGCCGAGTCGCTGCACGCGCGCGGCCACGAGGTGGTCGTGGTCGACACGAACCCGAACGCCGTCGACCGCATCGCGGTCCACGTCACCCGGGCCGCGGTGGGCGATGGGCGGTCGTTGCAGGTGCTGGAGCGCATCGGGGCCAAAGGCGCTGACGCCGGCGTGGTCAGCACCGGTGACGACATCGCCGCCAGCATCCTATCGACCATGGCGCTGAAGGACCTGGGCGTCTCGGACGTGTACGTGAAGGTGATCTCGCAGGACCACGCGCGCGTGATGGAACGCATCGGCGTCACCGAGACGATCTTCCCCGAGCGCGAATCGGCCCTCGGCCTTGGCACCCGCATGAGCGGCAAGGCGCTCTTCAGCTACACCAGCCTGCTGCCCGGCTTCGGCGTGCAGGAGATGGCGGTGCCGGAGTCGTGGCAGGGCAAAACGCTGCGCGACCTCACGCTGCGGCAGAACTTTCGCGTCTCGATCATCGCCGTGCACGACGTGATGACCGACCAGATCTTGCCGGTGCCGGACCCCGATGCGGCGCTGCAGGACTCCGACACGCTTCTGGTGGCAGGCACGGAAGAAGACCTGTCGAAGCTGGCGCAAGAGACGTAA